A region of Nocardioides sp. JS614 DNA encodes the following proteins:
- a CDS encoding nucleotidyltransferase family protein, which translates to MPRLLSDATALVLAAGGSSRLGRPKQLLPLGGATLLDATLSAVRRCGFGQVVLALGGAADEVAATVDLSGVDVVRNPGFGAGCSSSIAAALPAISATSEGLVLMLGDQPEVSPAAVAAVAAVDADLAVCRYDNGLGHPFWLGRSRFGELANLHGDKAVWKLVDAAGDALVTVPVVGDVPADVDTEADYRALLARWDR; encoded by the coding sequence GTGCCACGCCTCCTCAGTGACGCCACCGCGCTGGTGCTGGCGGCCGGCGGCTCGTCCCGCCTCGGCCGGCCCAAGCAGCTGCTGCCGCTCGGTGGCGCGACGCTGCTCGACGCGACCCTGTCCGCCGTCCGGCGGTGCGGGTTCGGCCAGGTGGTCCTCGCCCTCGGCGGCGCGGCCGACGAGGTCGCAGCCACCGTCGACCTCTCGGGCGTGGACGTCGTGCGGAACCCGGGGTTCGGCGCCGGCTGCTCCTCGTCGATCGCCGCCGCGCTCCCCGCCATCAGCGCGACGTCCGAGGGTCTCGTGCTGATGCTCGGCGACCAGCCCGAGGTCTCCCCGGCCGCGGTGGCCGCGGTGGCCGCGGTCGACGCGGACCTCGCGGTGTGCCGGTACGACAACGGGCTCGGCCATCCGTTCTGGCTGGGCCGCTCCCGCTTCGGCGAGCTGGCGAACCTGCACGGCGACAAGGCCGTGTGGAAGCTCGTGGACGCCGCGGGTGACGCGCTCGTGACCGTGCCGGTCGTCGGCGACGTACCGGCCGACGTCGACACCGAGGCGGACTACCGGGCGCTGCTGGCGAGGTGGGACCGGTGA